A stretch of Buteo buteo chromosome 9, bButBut1.hap1.1, whole genome shotgun sequence DNA encodes these proteins:
- the FBXO48 gene encoding F-box only protein 48 — protein MAGERSAAGRAALLPAGRETGRGGGGGPADFVALLPPEVSSRIFSDLDVESLCHAAVTCKGWHRIIESDDRLWRHHCLSVRAVCQREIDCDRGNGYSWKITLLRNYWKSKVKQEWLSGKYSNIPSQNTLPEKSMYPMDADTWGEILEAELER, from the exons ATGGCGGGGGAACGCTCCGCCGCCGGGAGGGCCGCGCTCCTCCCTGCCGGCCGGGAGAcggggcgaggaggaggaggaggcccgGCCGATTTCGTGGCTCTCCTCCCGCCGGAGGTCAGCTCTCGGATTTTCAGCGACCTGGACGTCGAGAGCTTGTGTCACGCGGCCGTGACGTGCAAGGGCTGGCACCGCATCATCGAGAGCGACGACCGCTTATGGAGACACCACTGTTTGAGCGTGAGGGCCGTCTGCCAGCGGGAGATCGACTGCGATCGGGGAAATGGATATTCCTGGAAG ATCACATTACTGAGAAACTActggaaaagcaaagtgaaGCAAGAATGGCTGAGCGGGAAATACAGCAACATTCCTTCACAAAACACCTTGCCAGAGAAAAGCATGTATCCAATGGATGCTGACACATGGGGAGAAATCCTGGAAGCAGAACTTGAGAGATGA